One Canis lupus dingo isolate Sandy chromosome 3, ASM325472v2, whole genome shotgun sequence DNA window includes the following coding sequences:
- the LOC112654032 gene encoding skin secretory protein xP2-like has translation MLPSVPTAPSFFPEGPGGCSKFAPAGERSRAPRPKRGAAGGGEGRARERGVGDPEGEEQECAASALPFSKQRCHTRRALRFLGLWRESRARERAGGWGDHTGEPPPAPAPPPSPWRAPRVSLPAPRALHGGCPESHTLDRRARGLPPASPSPGLEELLHFPKPTGAPAPAPALRPQPIHCAPPQPGRGGGKESAAAGKGDSRSRAGGRRGRGHLLLEARCWALQTRNKGPDPRRLEPRECSSVSAPARAAAAAAAAAGHGHGHGAGDGDRAGHGAGDGDRDGRACGGRSRCAPARAPARAPARAPAPRGSAPGSPLAPGTNSGQSHDAGAARSASLPGLAGAEKTSAS, from the coding sequence ATGCTGCCTTCGGTCCCAACGGCCCCAAGTTTCTTCCCAGAGGGCCCGGGAGGCTGCTCCAAGTTTGCTCCGGCGGGCGAGCGGTCGCGCGCGCCCCGTCCGAagaggggggcggcggggggcggggaggggagggcgcgggagcggggggtgggggacccggagggggaggagcaggagtgCGCGGCCTCCGCGCTACCTTTCTCCAAACAACGTTGCCACACGCGGAGAGCACTGAGGTTTCTGGGGCTTTGGAGGGAATCGCGAGCGAGGGAGCGGGCGGGCGGGTGGGGGGACCACACAGGTgagcccccgcccgcgcccgcgcccccgccctcGCCCTGGCGGGCGCCGCGGGTCTCGCTCCCCGCACCGCGGGCTCTGCACGGCGGCTGCCCGGAATCCCACACTCTCGACCGCCGAGCCCGAGGTctccccccggcctcccccagccccggcctcGAGGAGCTGTTGCACTTTCCCAAGCCCacaggcgcccccgcccccgcccccgcgctgcGCCCCCAGCCCATTCACTGCGCGCCCCCCCAGCCCGGGCGGGGGGGAGGCAAGGAGTCCGCAGCAGCCGGGAAGGGCGACAGCAGGAGTCGGGCCGGGGGAAGGCGAGGGAGAGGGCACTTACTTTTGGAGGCGCGGTGCTGGGCGCTGCAGACGAGAAATAAAGGCCCGGATCCGAGGCGCCTTGAACCCCGCGAATGCAGCAGTGTCAGCGCGCcagcccgggcggcggcggcggcggcggcggccgcaggGCACGGGCACGGGCACGGGGCCGGGGACGGGGACCGGGCCGGGCACGGGGCcggggacggggaccgggacgGCCGCGCGTGCGGCGGGCGCTCGCGCTGCgctccggctcgggctccggctcgggctccggctcgggcCCCGGCTCCGCGCGGCTCCGCTCCTGGCTCCCCTCTGGCTCCTGGCACCAACTCCGGGCAGTCACATGACGCCGGCGCCGCTCGCTCTGCGAGCCTCCCGGGGCTGGCGGG